Sequence from the Asterias amurensis chromosome 14, ASM3211899v1 genome:
CTATATATTGATTACATTTTATTAATGCATAATCTAAATTATGacaattttgaggcattcaCTTTTACAAACAATGAATGTTTGCATTCGTGCAATGATGAGAATTGATTCATAAGTTGATAGATGGAATGCTTCATTCACTAAGGCGAGCTTAgctgaatggaacattccatctatcaacaaattgaaatatttccttcattgtataaatgcaaaaaatttattatttatttaataaaacaCCCAGGaagatctttgtcatttgaaGGACAAACCAAAGCTCAAAATGTTcaagatatcgctgaaaatcagAGGCGAATAGTCTAAGCAGGAAGAACAATCccaaatacacaatctgagacagattcaaattaaatattggccataagtttttttattgatttaattttttcatATAACCACATCACTTCGAAGTAGGCTTTTAACTAacagttgttattgccattaattttatgaGTGATTATGTCAAAAACTAACAGTCAAATGTCTGGCTTCAAAAATCTTCGAAGTTCACTGTAcgaaaataataaaactaaaGCAAGCAATTTACTTTAATTTATAAGCAAATCAACATTTTAAGGTTGTGCACACTATTGGCAAgcttgaaaatataaatgttccCATAACATAATATAAATGTTCCCATAACATAATATAAATGTTCCCATAACATAATATAAATGTTCCCATAACATAATATAAATGTTCCCATAACATAATATAAATGTTCCCATAACATAATATAAATGTTCCCATAACTTTTGCCTGAAATGCTACcacttttgagaaatgagaagaaaaaaaaactgaacaagTTTCTTGTTACTCCGATGACAAACTGAgtaactttcacaggtttcttattaaTTTATATGTGGGTGACGTGGGTCACAtaaagtgggaatactggtctatgacaatattGTCCACGGTCTTTAATatacaaacattttgtgcaATTCAATTAAAACATATGAAACACTTACTTGTAATAAGCATACACTGCAAAATCGTAACTCTTGTCATTGGCCAAAAGTCTACCCTGTAGGTCCAAAAATAGCgtgtaaagaaaaacagacaatgTTTAATAACATTTCTGTAATATTGAAGATATTAGAAGTTCTTACTTAATTATCCATGCCCAAATTATCCCTTTAACTGAAACAATAGTTTGTCTTCACAAATCAAAGTCATTCTTCCTTAATCCCTTCCCTGTACAGTTCAGCCATCATATGATGAGTATATGACGCACTGTAAATTGAAGCAAATTTAGTAATAAGTGTTTTGCCCAAGGacacacaagtgtcatgaccaggatttaaacccacactcCAGTGAATTAGTCTCCAGAATTTGAGTTTGATGCATGCGCTAAACTACTCAGCCAAGATACAGTACCATTCATCCTCTAGAATGCTTCTGAAACAGCAGCCCCTACTACTGCACCAGCACCACCAACTACAGCAATACCTGCAACTCCTAACCCTGCAGCTCCAACTGACTGCAGAACAGCCACTCCACTTCCTGCTGCAATAGCGCCACCATTTGCAATTGCTGCAGAAGACATCATGCCTGCTGCGTATGATCCTGCTGCTATTCCACCCGCTGTAAATCCTGCACCTGTGAGTACAACTGGAGCTGCGATTACAGCACCTATTCCGAATAAACCCATTGCTAGGAAACCGCCTAAAGATCctggaataaaaacaaaagaaattaaacTGTTTTAGGCTTGCATGGATGTCTTGGAAATCAAGTTACAAGTACTCTGTGTGATGATCAGTGTTTTTGAAAAGGTTGTTGTGTTCTTCCCACCTTTCCAATGATGATTTTGATTGGGTATcactttttacacaatgtttAATGCAAACCATTACCcagtttaaaaacttactttataaAGCAGATtttgattacacattttgcatgacatcaatttaaaaaaaactaaataaatgctcactgagcgataaactccatgCAGCCATCAATGAGGGTTAAAAGTGGAAAGGTGTTCCCAAGTATGGGCCGAGCACTACTCTAGCTGCAGGTCTTTGGTGACTTTTAGTGAGGATCTATTTGGGTTTGATGTGATGTCAAATCATTTTGACAAATGCCAGGGGTTTGTCTCATGTTTACACAAATTACTTACTTGTTTCAGTTCCAGGATGGGTGACCTTATTCTCATAACTGAAATCATCCTCAAAACTGACCTGTTAGACAAATAATCCACAAGGGGAAATTGACTGGGTTTATGATTTGGAGGTTGATAGAAAGATTTACTAGAGCGAGAtctgaaccaacgacctctggattaacttGGCAGTGCTCTACCAGCTGAGATTCTCTCGGGCGGCAAATATgacaatctggtccaacacgtataatttcgacagctggTCACCATATTTGCccaatttttaccactttcaaaaatcatgacacaaattctaagggcacgaacttaatcctcaatgtctataatgaacactcaaaacaccattgagaaaatatttttggagaaaaaggacaaaaacttaccagatcccggagcgaattcCCAGGTTTTTTACACTGATTAACATCCATATCTAGACCCACTTAGGGGCGCTAGTTTCCCTTTTTTCGaagttttgacattatcggtcatctgTCGATTATCGGTCATCGAAAAATTTCGGGAAAAAACATGAATCTAGCGCCCAAGTTACTGATGAGTATCAACTGTCTAATATTAATGCATAAAATTATCTAATGATATCGCATATGCAACCGTACCATTTTCTGCAAAGATTACAACGATTTAAAGTCATTTCTTTTACCTGTCTCCTTCCACAATCAGGTGGCTCACTGGCGTTATTACAGTAAGTAATATTCATGAAGAATAGAATAAAAACGAGCTTGGTTTTTGCATCAAGTTTAGCCATTTTAACGTCCACTGCGTACACCTCCAGCGATCTGCGCCTGCgcatagtaaaaaaaaatactggcGGGAATTCCCCGTTGTAAGAAATAATGACTTTAAACTTAAAGGGGCTTTGCGTATAATAGTTTCAGGGTTAAATAAAGAGAATATGATGATATCGAAATTGACAATAGCTACTAATAATCCACAGGTTTTCTTTGAAGTTGTTATTTATAGAGCAATGCCTATTATACTTGCAGTGATTGCTTAGTTGCTAAAGACTCGTTCgaaaatatgtttttcaaaacactAACCCACTTTGGGAGTTAGTTGCTGACGGAATAATATGGAATCACACACATACTGATCTTACGATAGGCTTTATTAAGCAATTGAATAATTTTAGTAAGCAATAGTATACAAGTGGAAGCACAGAGACATGTGTCTCTTTTGGTGGTTGGAAATAGAGTGAGGGAAGAAACTAATAAGTATTGTGGGTCAGGCTTTCCAATTTAAAAGCAATCATAAACCTAAGACCAGAAGAATGTCAATGGGCAATCATAAACCTAAGACCAGAAGAATGTCAATGAGCTTTTAACCCAGGTGATGACATGTGGTAGGGAAGGACAAGATAATGCACTTGGGTCAAGGGCAAGGCATACACCTGGGCCTTGGTACAGTGAGTAGTAAATAATCAATCAGTGAGGTTGTTCTAAGGTCAAATATTTAAGCTACTGGACTGTTGATGGGGCAATGTACAGGGGTTAAAAGTTAACAACATGTATTTGTATTAATTGGAATCTACACCACAACGCAGAGCCCTAGGTACACACTTCCAATAAACATCGCTGCACGTATAGAGATGCCCTAATTCGTTACCTAAATAACAGGGGGTAGGTGGTGGTTTCCACCATTTCCCGCTATAATTATTCTTCACTGTGTATCAACTTCGCTGTGATTGGTTGAACATTCGTCGGacaggagaaaatagtgacaaCATCAAAACTTTTGTCAAATCAAATGCGATGTAACTTCACACCACGGTACGGACTCATCGGGAACACAAAATAAACTCG
This genomic interval carries:
- the LOC139946961 gene encoding uncharacterized protein, with the protein product MAKLDAKTKLVFILFFMNITYCNNASEPPDCGRRQVSFEDDFSYENKVTHPGTETRSLGGFLAMGLFGIGAVIAAPVVLTGAGFTAGGIAAGSYAAGMMSSAAIANGGAIAAGSGVAVLQSVGAAGLGVAGIAVVGGAGAVVGAAVSEAF